CCCCGAAGAAGCGCAGGTAGCGCCGGCGAATCTCCGCCGTGTCCATCAGTTTCCGTCCCTCCAGCTCGAGTTCGGGTCACGGGCGAGGCGCGCGGCGGCCTCGGCGTCCAGACCCGCGTGTCCGTTCGGCTCGGGCGCGTCCAGCGCGAGCGCGGTGCGCAGCTCCTGCTCGCGGGCGTCCATGCCGGCCCGGATCTCCTCGCCGAACGCGCGTACGGCGTCGCCGAGCCCGCCCAGCTGCCTGGCCAGGCCCTGGGGGCTGAAGTTCTCCGCCTGCTGGGACAGCTTGCGGACGACGACCACGCCGACGGTGGCGCCCACGACGACCCACACCAATCGCCTCATGCGACGTCGGCCTCCTTACGGCGCCGGCCACCGCGCATCTGCGAACGCACCTGGCGCTCCACGTCGCGGCGGCCGCGGGCGGCGATCGCCCGGCGGACGCCGTAGGAGAAGGCGGCCGCCTTCACCAGCGGGCCGCCGAGCGTGGCCGCGAACAGCGAGCTCATGCCGGCGACGTTGTCGGAGACGGTCTGGACACTCGAGGTGATCGCGTCGACGCGTTCGAGCTGGGCGTTGGTGGTCGTCACCGTCGTGGTGACCTCACCCAGCAAAGGTACGCTCTCGTCGGAGACGCCCCGGACGAGCAGACGGGTCTCGTCCAGCACCTTGCCGAGCTTGAGGATGGGGTAGGCGAGGAGCCCCACGAGCAGCAGCAGCGCCGCGGCCGCGATCAAGCCCGCGATTTCACCGGCAGTCATGGCGACCAAACCTATAACGGTTGACAGCGCGGCGCGCGCCGCCCCTGGCTGCCGTGTCGTGGTGTCGACATGGCACGGTTTGCCCGGAGGTTTCCGCCGGCCCAGGAGTGCGGACGGACGGGCGGTAGGACAGGCCGGTCGCGGGAGCGGCCAGGGCGCTCACTCGTCGCCGGCGAGGATGCGCCGGATCCGCTCCAGGCGCTGTGCCGCGGCACCCTCGGCGCCCCGGTTGGTGGGCTGGTAGTAGGCCCGGCCGGCTATCTCGTCGGGTGCGTACTGCTGGGCGACGATCCCGCGCGGGTCGTCGTGGGCGTAGCGGTAACTGGCGCCGTGGCCGAGCTTCTTGGCCCCGCCGTAGTGCGCGTCGCGCAGGTGCGCCGGCACCCGGCCGATCCGGCCCGAGCGTACGTCGGCCTGGGCCGCCCCGATCGCGGTGACCACGGCGTTGGACTTCGGCGCCAGGGCGAGGTGGATGACGGCCTGGGCGAGGTTGATCGCGGCCTCGGGCAGGCCGACGAACTGGGTGGCCTGGTGCGCGGCCACCGCGACACCGAGTGCCGTCGGGTCGGCCATCCCGATGTCCTCGCTGGCCGAGATGACCAGGCGGCGGGCGACGAAGCGTGGGTCCTCCCCCGCCTCGACCATCCGGGCGAGGTAGTGCAGCGCGGCGTCCACGTCGCTGCCCCGGATCGACTTGATCAGCGCGCTGGCGACGTCGTAGTGCTGGTCGCCGTCGCGGTCGTAGCGGACCGCGGCCCGGTCGACCGCCGTCTCCAGCGTGGCCAGGTCGACCTCGCGGGAGTCCTTGGCCTGCGCGGCGCCGCCGGCGGCCTCGAGGTAGGTCAGCGCGCGCCGGGCGTCGCCGCCGGCCATCCGGACCAGGTGCTCGCGGGCCTGTGGGGCCAGCTCCACCGCGCCGGCCAGTCCGCGCTCGTCGGCCAGTGCCCGGTCCACCAGGTCGCCGATGTCGTCGTCGGACAGCGGCTCCAGCCGTAACAGCAGCGAACGCGACAGCAACGGTGAGATGACGGAGAAGAAGGGGTTCTCGGTGGTCGCGGCGACCAGGGAGATCCAGCGGTTCTCCACGCCGGGCAACAGCGCGTCCTGCTGGGCCTTGTTGAACCGGTGCACCTCGTCGACGAACAGCACCGTCTCCCGGCCCCGGCCGAGGTCGCGGCGGGCCGCGTCGATGACGGTGCGGACCTCCTTCACTCCGGCGGAGACGGCCGAGACCTCCACGAACGCGCGGTTGGTCTGGCGGCTCACGATCGAGGCGATCGTGGTCTTCCCCGAACCGGGCGGTCCCCACAGCAGCAGCGACATCGCCTGGTCGCCCTCGACCATCCGGCGCAGCGGCGCACCCGGCGCCAGGAGCTGGCGCTGGCCCACCAGGTCCTCCAGGCTCCGGGGGCGCATCCGGACGGCCAGCGGCGCCGCCTGGTGGTCGGTGTCGGCCAGGCTCCCCGAGCCACGGGCCGCACCGGCCCCGAAGCCATCGGCGCCGGCACGGCTGCCCGGGCCGTCGGATCCGCCGGCCCGGCCGGACACCTCGAACAACGCCTCGTCGGTCACGGCCACGAGACTATCCGGGACCGCCCTCGTCCTCGCGGGCCGTCAGCGCAGCGACGTGAGGTCCTCCGGGTGGACCTCGCCGTCGCCCTCGGCCGCGGCGGCCGCGGCCACCTGGCTCGCCTGGGCGTCCGCTGCCGTCGGCGGGGCCGCGAAGTGGCAGGCCACCCGGTGCCCGCCGGCGATCTGCACCAGCGGCGGCTCCTGAGTGGCGCAGATCTCCTGCGCCTTCCAGCACCGCGTACGGAACCGGCATCCCGACGGCGGGTCGATCGGGCTGGGCACGTCGCCGAACAACCGGATCCGTTCCCGCCGGCCGCCGATCGCCGCCTGCCCCACGTCGGGCACCGCGGACAGCAGCGCCTGGGTGTAGGGGTGGTGCGGCCGGGAGTACAGCCGCTCCCGGTCGGTGATCTCCACGACCTTCCCGAGGTACATCACCGCGACCCGGGGACAGAAGTGGCGCACCACCGCCAGGTCGTGGGCGATGAACACGAAGGAGATGCCGAACTCCTTCTGCAGGTCCGCCAGCAGGTTGACGACCTGGGCCTGGATCGACACGTCCAGCGCGCTGACCGGCTCGTCGGCCACGATCAGCTTGGGCCGCACCGCCAGGGCCCGGGCGATCCCGATCCGCTGCCGCTGGCCGCCGGAGAACTCGCCCGGATAGCGGTTGTAGTGCTCGGGGTTGAGGCCCACCACCTCGAGGAGTTCCTGCACCCGCGACAGCACCTTGTCGCGGGGAACGATGTCGTGCACGCGCAGCGGCGTGCCGACGATCGAGCCCACGGTGTGCCGGGGGTTCAGCGACGAGTAGGGGTCCTGGAAGATGATCTGGATCTCGCGCCGGTACGGCAGCAGCTTGCGGCCCGACAGCTTGCTGATGTCGGTGCCCTCGAAGCGCACCTCGCCGCTGGTCGGGTCCAGCAGCCTGGTGATCAGCCGGCCGGTCGTCGACTTGCCGCAGCCGGACTCGCCGACCAGGCCGAGCGACTCCCCGCGCCCCAACGTGAACGAGACCCCGTCCACCGCCTGGACCTGGCCGACCACCCGCCGGACCACGCCGGCGGAGCGGACGGGGAAGTGCTTGACGAGGTCGCGTACCTCCAGCAGCGGAGCCGTGGGGTCGCCGACGGGCCCGCGCGCCCTGACGGCCGCGTGCGCCCCCGGCGTGGTCGTCGTAGTGGTGCTTTCGGTCATGACAGCTTCTCCCTCACCCGAGCCGCGGCTGGATCTCTTCGACGAAGATCTCGTCGGGATCCGGTAGGTGGCAGCGCTTCAGGTGGTCGGCCACCCGCCCGCCGGGCCGCAGCTCCGGCAGGGTCGTGACGCACCGGTCGTCGGGCAGCCGGGACGAGTACGGGCAACGCGGGTTGAACGAACACCCGGACGGCAGGTTGATCAGGCTGGGCGGCATCCCCTTGATCGGGTTCAGCCGCTGGTCCGGGTCACCGGTCAGGTGTGGCGCGCTGGACAGCAGCCCCCACGTGTAGGGGTGTTCGGGCCGGGTGAGGATCTGTTTGCCGGTGCCGTACTCCACACAGCGGCCGCCGTACATCACCAGCACGTCGTCGGCGACCTCGGCAACCACGCCGAGGTCGTGGGTGATCAGGATGATCGCCGACCCGAACTCCCGCTGCAGGTCCTGCAGCAGGTCGAGGATCTGCGCCTGCACGGTCACGTCCAGCGCCGTGGTCGGCTCGTCGGCGATCAGCAGCTTGGGGTCGTTGACGAGCGCCATCGCGATCATCGCCCGCTGGCGCATGCCGCCGGAGAACTGGTGCGGGTAGTCGTCGACCCGCCGGGACGCCTGCGGGATGCCCACCCGGTCCAGCATCTCGATCGCCCGCTTGCGGGCCTGGCCCTTGGACGCCTTGTGGTGGGCGAGGTAGGCCTCGGCGATCTGGTCACCGATGCTGAAGAACGGGTGCAGGCTGGACAGCGGGTCCTGGAAGATCATCGAGACGGCGTTGCCGCGGATGCGCCGCATGCGTTCGTCGTCCACGCCGATCAGATCCGTGCCCTGCAGGCGGATGCTGCCGCTGATCTTCGTCCGGCGCCGGTCGTGCAGACCCATGATCGCCATGCTGGACACGCTTTTTCCCGACCCGGACTCGCCGACGATGCCGAGGGTCCGGCCCAGGTGCACGTCGTAGGAGAGTTCTGTGACGGCGTTCACCATGCCGTCCGGGGTCGGGAAGCGGACAGTGAGGTTGTCCACCGCGAGGAACGGCGTGTCGCCGTCCTCGGTGGTCCTGGACTTGTCGTTGGTGGTCATCCGAGTCGCACCCGTGGGTCGAGGAAGCTGTAAACGATGTCGACGACGATGTTGAGCGCCACCAGCAGGAACGACGCGTACAACACCGATCCCATGATGACCGGCAGGTCGCCGTTGCCGAAGGCGTTGAGGGCGATCAGGCCGAGCCCCTGCACGTTGAAGATCTGTTCGGTGAACACCGTGCCGGTGAGCAGGTTGGCCAGGTCGAGGCCGAGGATCGTCACCACCGAGGTCAGGCCGGCACGTAGCGCGTGCTTGAAGTTGACCTTGCGTACGGTGAGTCCCTTGGCTCGCGCGGTCCGGACGAAGTCCTCACCGAGCGCCTCCACCATGGCGGCCCTGGTGTAGCGGGCGTAGCTCGTGGCGTACACCGCGCCGAGCACGACCCACGGCAGCAGCAGACCCTTGAACCAGCCGAGCGGATTCTGCAGTAAGGGTTCGTACCCGCTGCGTGGAAGGACCTGGTACTGGATCGTGAGGTAGATGGCGGCGAGCAGCGCGACGAGGTAGTACGGGAACGACGTCAGCACCATCGACCCGCTGACGAGTGTCTTGTCCCACAGCGTTCCGCGATGAATGGCCGCCAGCGCGCCGGTGGTCACGCCGAACACGGTGAAGATGACCATCGCGCCGAGTGCCACCGAGATCGTGACGGGAATACCCTGCACGATCATCGTGGTGACCGGCTGGTCGGCCACGAACGAGTAACCCAGGCAGGGCACGTCGCACTTCTTCACGAAACCGCCGGAGTGGATCTCCCGCCCGGTGACGATACCGGTGAAGAACTCCGCGAACTGTTCGGGCATCGGCTTGTCCAGCGACAGGCTGCGGCGGATGTCCTGGAGCCGGTCGGGCGTGCAGTTGCGGTTGCCACAGATTGCGTACTCGGGCTGGGACGGCCCGAGGAAGAACAGGAAGAACGACGCGACCATCACCACGAGGATCACGGCGATGCCGGCGACGATCCGTCGCACGATGTATCCGAACATGTTGGCAACCTCGCGGTGACGGACCGAAGGACAGTTGACCGAACAGCGGGTGGGAAGGGGATCGCCCTTCCCACCCGCCGGGTGCTACCTACTGCTTCACGTACAGCTTGGTGAAGTCGGGCCCGCCGCTGAACGGGTCGAGAACGACGCCGCCGAGCTTGGAGCCGTACAGGAAGTTGGTCTTGCTGTAGTCGGTCGGAATGACCGGCAGGTACTTCTGCATCATCGACTTGTCCAGCTTGGCCCACTCCGGCTCCTGCTTCTTCAGCGGAAGCGAGGAGATCCGGTCGATCTCGGAGTTGACCTCGGGCACGTTCAGGAACGACTTGTTCGGCGCCGAGTTCGGGTTGAGGGCGATCAGCCGGCCGTCGAAGATGGCCGGGAACACCGTCGTTCCGGACGGCCAGTCAAGGCACCAGCCCAGCGGCCGGATGTTGATCTTCGACTTCGGGTTGTCGAACTCCGCCCGCACCTGGTCACGCGGCATCGGGATCGCGGTGGTCTTGAACCCCGCGGCCTTCAGCTTCTGCGACCGCACCGCCGAGACCTGCGCGGCGATGTCGTTGTCGTTGGAGTAGGCCCACACGACGTCGAAGCCGAGCTTGCCCGCCTTCTCCAGCATCTTCTTGGCCTTGGCGGGGTCGCCGTCACCCTTGGCGCCGTTGCCGAACAGGTCGTAGTTGACGAAGCCCGGTGTCACCTTCGGCAGGATCGTCGTCGCCGGGGCGTAGGTGAACGGGCTGTCGCCGGCCGCCTTGTGCAGCGAGTCGAACGGCCACGCCACCATCAGTGCCTTGCGCACCTCGAGCGGGATTCGCCGGGTGTCGAGGTAGATGAAGGTGGTGCAGGTGCCGTCACCGGTCATCATCCGCTTCTCCGGCTCCTTGCCCTGGATCTTGGGCAGCAGCGAGGAGTCGACACTGTCGTAGGTGATCGCGGTCTGGTCCGGCCCGTTGTCCGCGATCAGCTGCTCCTGCAGCTTGATCGGGTTCTGGCTGAACTTGAAGTCGTACTTGTCGACGTACTGGTGGCGCACCGGGTCGGTCTTGGGGTCCCACTGGTCGTTCTTGACCAGGACCAGGCGCTTGCCCTTCTGGTAGCTGTCGAACTTGTACGGGCCCGCGGCCAGCGGCTTGTTCCCGTAGGCGTCCTTGGTGTCCTTGGCCTGCGGAATCGGGCTGTACACCGGGAACGTCGCGTAGTAGGCGAGGTCCGGGAACGGCTTGGCCATCTTCAGGACGACCGTCTTGTCGTCGGGAGTCTCGACCCCGGGGTAGTCCAGCCCGCCGCCCTTGGCCTTGGACTTGAACGGACCCTTGTACTTTCCGCCGTCCAGGAAGTAGCTCTGCTGGTACGTCGGGCCGCCCGGAAGCTCCTCGGTGGCGAAGGACCGCTTCACCGCGTACGCGATGTCCTGGGACTTGATCGGGGAGCCGTCCTCGTACTTCAGCCCGTCCTTGAGCGTGAACTTCCACTCGGTGTAGTCAGCGTTGTGCTGACCCAGGTCGGTGGCCAGGTCCGGAACCAGGTAGTACTTCCCGTCCGCGCGAAGCTCCAGCGCGGTGAGAGTGCGTGCGGTCAGCCGCAGCACCGCCAGGGAGTCGATGTAGTAGGCCCTGGTGGGGTCGAACGTCTCCGGCGCCGCCGCGGTGAGGACGGTCGCGGTGCCGCCCTTCTGCGCACCGGCGATGTCCTTGGCCGGACCCTTGGCGTTGGCGTCCTGCACGACGTCGAAGCCGCCGCCCTTGGGCGCCTTCGCCGAAGAGTTGCTCTGCTGCTTCTTCTGCTGCTCCTGCGCCTTCTCCGAAGGAGAGGCGCCTCCCCCACAGGCGGCCGTCGTACCGAGCGCGAGCACGCCGGCAGCCACCGCCAACCTTCTCCATCGCATACGAGTCACTTACTTGCCTTCCTTGCTGTGGGCCGTCGGCACGTGCTACCGACGAGTCGTTGGGTCGAAGGCGTCGCGGATCGCGTCGCCGAGAAGGTTCAGGGCCAGCACCAGAACGAGAATCGCCAGTGCCGGTTGCCAGAAGTAGATGGGGTACGTCTCGTAGTAGGAGAGCGCGGAGTTGATCGTGCGCCCCCACGAGGGTGTCGGCTCGGTCAGGCCGATCCCGAGGTAGGAAAGCCCTGCCTCCGAAGCGATGTAGCTCGGAACCGCCAGCGACAGGAAGACGATGATCTGCCCGGTGAGGTTGGGCAGCAGCTCGCGGAACAGGATCTGGCGGGTCGGCGCACCGATCGCCCGGGCCGCCTGGATGAACTCCCGCTCGCGCAGCGACAGCACCTGTGCCCGCACCAGCCGGCCGAGGCCGGTCCAGCCGAAGACCGCGAAGATGGCCACCAGTGACCACAGGCGTACCCGCGAGACGGTGACCTCGTCGGCGGAGAACCACGACTGCACGACCGGGACGAAGGCGAACACGAAGAGGATCAGCGGCAGCGACAGCATCAGGTCGATCAGCCAGGAGATCGCCCGGTCGACCCACCCGCCGAGGAAACCCGCCAGCAGCCCCATCGCCGTACCGAGGATCGTGGAGATGGCCGCCGCGCTGGTCGCCACGATCAGGGACGGGCGGCTGCCCTGCACCCACCGGGCGAACAGATCCCTGCCCAGGCGGGGTTCCAGCCCGAACGGATGCGCCGCGCTCGGGTTGACGGTCGGGAAGCCGTACTCGTCGACCAGGTCCTGGTGGAGGGTGCTCGGGTCGGTGTGCGTGAGGGCGGTGATGGCGTCGGCGAAGATCGCGAGCAGGACGAAGAAGAGAACGATGACCGCACAGACGATCGCGATCTTGTCCTTACGAAGCCGCTCCAGCGCGATCTGCGTCGGAGACTTGCTCTTGACCGGGTTCTCCGGAGGGGCGACCGGTGTGCTGCTTCCGGTCTCGAGCAGGGTCGGGTCCGCCATGAGTAGCCGTATGCCTTCCTGGCTTACGAATCACGACACACAGCAGTCGGCGACGCGCTGTGCACAAAGATTGTGGTGCCTGACCATAAGCGAAAGAAGGGCATATACACAGCGCCGCTTGGATCACGATTTGTAAACGCTTGCCGTGACAACTGGTGAGCGAATTGCAGCAGCTACGGCACTCTCGGTAATAGAAACGGCGGCCGACCCAATTGGGTCGGCCGCCGAAACACAAACGTCATCGACGGGTACTTGACGGCGATTCCCGTCGGCGTCCGTCGAGATCGAACGAGGTCGGTCCCCTACGCAGGGTTGTTCCTGTCGACGGTATCGGTCACCTTCTCCTCGTCCGCGCGATGCCGTCCGGTACCGGACGGCTTGCCCGGTACGACGTCGATTCCGGCCTCCCGGCGCTGCGCCGGCGAGATCGGCGTCGGCGCGCCGGTGAGCGGATCGGCGCCGGACGCGCTCTTGGGGAACGCGATGACGTCACGGATGGACTCCGCACCGGTCAGCAGCGCCACCAGCCGGTCCAGGCCGAGCGCGATGCCGCCGTGCGGGGGCGGGCCGTACTTGAACGCCTCCAGCAGGAAGCCGAACTGACTGGCCGCCTCCTCCTGGGACAGCCCGATCAGGTCGAAGACGCGCTGCTGGACGTCGGCCCGGTGGATACGGATGGACCCGCCGCCGATCTCGTTGCCGTTCAGCACGATGTCGTACGCCTGGGACAGCGCCTGCCCCGGGTCCTCCTCGAACCGGTCGGCCCATTCCGCCGTGGGCGCGGTGAACGGGTGGTGGATCGCGGTCCACCCCTTCTCCCCGCCGAACGTCTCCACCGGCTCGAACATCGGCGCGTCGACCACCCAGCAGAACTCCCACCGGGAATGGTCGATCAGGCCACAGCGCTCGCCCACCTCCAGCCGCACCGCCGCCAGCAGCGCCAGCGCCTCCGTGCGGGGTCCGGCCGCGAAGAAGACGCAGTCCCCCGGCTTCGCGCCGGCATGCTGGGCCAGACCGGCCCGCTCGTCCTCGGAGAGGTTCTTGGCCACCGGGCCACCGAGCTCGCCGCCCTCACCCACCAGGACGTACGCCAGACCCTTCGCGCCGCGCGAGCGGGCCCACTCCTGCCAGGCGTCCAGCTCCTTGCGCGCCTGCCCCGCTCCCCCGGGCATCACCACGGCGCCGACGTGGAAGTCCTCGCCCTTGGCCTGGAACACCCGGAACGGCGTCTGCGCGAAGTACTCGGTGAAGTCGACCAGCTCGTTGCCGAAACGCAGGTCGGGCCGGTCGATGCCGAACCTGCGCATCGCCTCGGCGTAGGTCATCCGCGGGATCGGCAGCGAGATGTCGTACCCCAGAACGTTCTTCCACACCAGGGTGAGCACCTGCTCGGTCAGCGCGATGATGTCGTCGGTGTCGCAGAACGACATCTCCACGTCGAGCTGGGTGAACTCCGGCTGCCGGTCGGCCCGGAAGTCCTCGTCCCGGAAGCACCGCGCGATCTGGTAGTAGCGCTCGATGCCCGCGACCATCAGCAGCTGCTTGAACAGCTGCGGCGACTGCGGGAGGGCGTACCAGCTGCCCGGCTGCAACCGGACCGGCACCACGAAGTCGCGGGCGCCCTCGGGGGTGGACCGGGTGAGGTAGGGCGTCTCCACGTCGACGAAGCCGTGCTCGTCCATCACGTCGCGGATCAGCCGGGTGACCCGCGACCTGGTGCGCAGCTTGGCCGCCATCTCCGGCCGGCGAAGGTCGAGGTAGCGGTGCCGCAGCCGGACCTCCTCGTTGACCGGCGTCTGGTGGTGTTCCTCGATCGGGAACGGCAGTGCCTCCGCGGTGCTGAGCACCTGCACCTCGTCGGCCACCACCTCCACCTCACCGGTGGGCAGGTTGGGGTTGGCGTTGCCCTCCGGGCGGCGGCGGACCTGCCCGACCACCCGCAGGCAGTGCTCCTGGCGCAGGCCGTGCGCGACCTCCTCGTCGCGGATCACCACCTGGACGGTCCCGGAGGCGTCCCGCAGGTCGAGGAACGCCACGCCGCCGTGGTCGCGGCGCCGGGCGATCCACCCGGCCAGGGTCACGGTCGCGTCCAGATGGTCGGCGTGGAGCGTGCCGGCCTCGTGCGTACGGATCAC
This Actinopolymorpha cephalotaxi DNA region includes the following protein-coding sequences:
- a CDS encoding DUF6167 family protein, with the protein product MRRLVWVVVGATVGVVVVRKLSQQAENFSPQGLARQLGGLGDAVRAFGEEIRAGMDAREQELRTALALDAPEPNGHAGLDAEAAARLARDPNSSWRDGN
- a CDS encoding DUF948 domain-containing protein produces the protein MTAGEIAGLIAAAALLLLVGLLAYPILKLGKVLDETRLLVRGVSDESVPLLGEVTTTVTTTNAQLERVDAITSSVQTVSDNVAGMSSLFAATLGGPLVKAAAFSYGVRRAIAARGRRDVERQVRSQMRGGRRRKEADVA
- a CDS encoding replication-associated recombination protein A, with product MADTDHQAAPLAVRMRPRSLEDLVGQRQLLAPGAPLRRMVEGDQAMSLLLWGPPGSGKTTIASIVSRQTNRAFVEVSAVSAGVKEVRTVIDAARRDLGRGRETVLFVDEVHRFNKAQQDALLPGVENRWISLVAATTENPFFSVISPLLSRSLLLRLEPLSDDDIGDLVDRALADERGLAGAVELAPQAREHLVRMAGGDARRALTYLEAAGGAAQAKDSREVDLATLETAVDRAAVRYDRDGDQHYDVASALIKSIRGSDVDAALHYLARMVEAGEDPRFVARRLVISASEDIGMADPTALGVAVAAHQATQFVGLPEAAINLAQAVIHLALAPKSNAVVTAIGAAQADVRSGRIGRVPAHLRDAHYGGAKKLGHGASYRYAHDDPRGIVAQQYAPDEIAGRAYYQPTNRGAEGAAAQRLERIRRILAGDE
- a CDS encoding ABC transporter ATP-binding protein, producing the protein MTESTTTTTTPGAHAAVRARGPVGDPTAPLLEVRDLVKHFPVRSAGVVRRVVGQVQAVDGVSFTLGRGESLGLVGESGCGKSTTGRLITRLLDPTSGEVRFEGTDISKLSGRKLLPYRREIQIIFQDPYSSLNPRHTVGSIVGTPLRVHDIVPRDKVLSRVQELLEVVGLNPEHYNRYPGEFSGGQRQRIGIARALAVRPKLIVADEPVSALDVSIQAQVVNLLADLQKEFGISFVFIAHDLAVVRHFCPRVAVMYLGKVVEITDRERLYSRPHHPYTQALLSAVPDVGQAAIGGRRERIRLFGDVPSPIDPPSGCRFRTRCWKAQEICATQEPPLVQIAGGHRVACHFAAPPTAADAQASQVAAAAAAEGDGEVHPEDLTSLR
- a CDS encoding ABC transporter ATP-binding protein; protein product: MTTNDKSRTTEDGDTPFLAVDNLTVRFPTPDGMVNAVTELSYDVHLGRTLGIVGESGSGKSVSSMAIMGLHDRRRTKISGSIRLQGTDLIGVDDERMRRIRGNAVSMIFQDPLSSLHPFFSIGDQIAEAYLAHHKASKGQARKRAIEMLDRVGIPQASRRVDDYPHQFSGGMRQRAMIAMALVNDPKLLIADEPTTALDVTVQAQILDLLQDLQREFGSAIILITHDLGVVAEVADDVLVMYGGRCVEYGTGKQILTRPEHPYTWGLLSSAPHLTGDPDQRLNPIKGMPPSLINLPSGCSFNPRCPYSSRLPDDRCVTTLPELRPGGRVADHLKRCHLPDPDEIFVEEIQPRLG
- a CDS encoding ABC transporter permease, with translation MFGYIVRRIVAGIAVILVVMVASFFLFFLGPSQPEYAICGNRNCTPDRLQDIRRSLSLDKPMPEQFAEFFTGIVTGREIHSGGFVKKCDVPCLGYSFVADQPVTTMIVQGIPVTISVALGAMVIFTVFGVTTGALAAIHRGTLWDKTLVSGSMVLTSFPYYLVALLAAIYLTIQYQVLPRSGYEPLLQNPLGWFKGLLLPWVVLGAVYATSYARYTRAAMVEALGEDFVRTARAKGLTVRKVNFKHALRAGLTSVVTILGLDLANLLTGTVFTEQIFNVQGLGLIALNAFGNGDLPVIMGSVLYASFLLVALNIVVDIVYSFLDPRVRLG
- a CDS encoding ABC transporter substrate-binding protein, which gives rise to MAAGVLALGTTAACGGGASPSEKAQEQQKKQQSNSSAKAPKGGGFDVVQDANAKGPAKDIAGAQKGGTATVLTAAAPETFDPTRAYYIDSLAVLRLTARTLTALELRADGKYYLVPDLATDLGQHNADYTEWKFTLKDGLKYEDGSPIKSQDIAYAVKRSFATEELPGGPTYQQSYFLDGGKYKGPFKSKAKGGGLDYPGVETPDDKTVVLKMAKPFPDLAYYATFPVYSPIPQAKDTKDAYGNKPLAAGPYKFDSYQKGKRLVLVKNDQWDPKTDPVRHQYVDKYDFKFSQNPIKLQEQLIADNGPDQTAITYDSVDSSLLPKIQGKEPEKRMMTGDGTCTTFIYLDTRRIPLEVRKALMVAWPFDSLHKAAGDSPFTYAPATTILPKVTPGFVNYDLFGNGAKGDGDPAKAKKMLEKAGKLGFDVVWAYSNDNDIAAQVSAVRSQKLKAAGFKTTAIPMPRDQVRAEFDNPKSKINIRPLGWCLDWPSGTTVFPAIFDGRLIALNPNSAPNKSFLNVPEVNSEIDRISSLPLKKQEPEWAKLDKSMMQKYLPVIPTDYSKTNFLYGSKLGGVVLDPFSGGPDFTKLYVKQ
- a CDS encoding ABC transporter permease, which encodes MADPTLLETGSSTPVAPPENPVKSKSPTQIALERLRKDKIAIVCAVIVLFFVLLAIFADAITALTHTDPSTLHQDLVDEYGFPTVNPSAAHPFGLEPRLGRDLFARWVQGSRPSLIVATSAAAISTILGTAMGLLAGFLGGWVDRAISWLIDLMLSLPLILFVFAFVPVVQSWFSADEVTVSRVRLWSLVAIFAVFGWTGLGRLVRAQVLSLREREFIQAARAIGAPTRQILFRELLPNLTGQIIVFLSLAVPSYIASEAGLSYLGIGLTEPTPSWGRTINSALSYYETYPIYFWQPALAILVLVLALNLLGDAIRDAFDPTTRR
- the aspS gene encoding aspartate--tRNA ligase, with the translated sequence MIRTHEAGTLHADHLDATVTLAGWIARRRDHGGVAFLDLRDASGTVQVVIRDEEVAHGLRQEHCLRVVGQVRRRPEGNANPNLPTGEVEVVADEVQVLSTAEALPFPIEEHHQTPVNEEVRLRHRYLDLRRPEMAAKLRTRSRVTRLIRDVMDEHGFVDVETPYLTRSTPEGARDFVVPVRLQPGSWYALPQSPQLFKQLLMVAGIERYYQIARCFRDEDFRADRQPEFTQLDVEMSFCDTDDIIALTEQVLTLVWKNVLGYDISLPIPRMTYAEAMRRFGIDRPDLRFGNELVDFTEYFAQTPFRVFQAKGEDFHVGAVVMPGGAGQARKELDAWQEWARSRGAKGLAYVLVGEGGELGGPVAKNLSEDERAGLAQHAGAKPGDCVFFAAGPRTEALALLAAVRLEVGERCGLIDHSRWEFCWVVDAPMFEPVETFGGEKGWTAIHHPFTAPTAEWADRFEEDPGQALSQAYDIVLNGNEIGGGSIRIHRADVQQRVFDLIGLSQEEAASQFGFLLEAFKYGPPPHGGIALGLDRLVALLTGAESIRDVIAFPKSASGADPLTGAPTPISPAQRREAGIDVVPGKPSGTGRHRADEEKVTDTVDRNNPA